The following proteins come from a genomic window of Varunaivibrio sulfuroxidans:
- a CDS encoding cobalt-precorrin-6A reductase, with translation MVKRLLILGGTSEAAELSHTAAKTFAGRAQVVTSLAGSTRSPRLDLAGGVRRGGFGGIEGLSRYLRDENIAAVIDATHPFAETISGHAYCACLRTATPLLRLERPAWTLPPAARWVEVATMTAAVEVLGGFARRVFLGIGRKNLAMFTALEEIFFLVRTIDPLPAPPPLARHHALVARPPFAVNDEKALLTEHRIDTVVAKNSGGAAARAKIDAALALDLSVVLIARPAPEPCPTTARLDEALAWLEDVL, from the coding sequence ATGGTTAAGCGCCTTTTAATCCTAGGCGGCACCTCCGAGGCCGCCGAACTGTCGCACACGGCGGCCAAGACCTTCGCCGGACGCGCCCAGGTCGTCACATCCCTTGCCGGAAGCACGCGCAGCCCCCGTCTCGACCTCGCCGGAGGCGTACGCCGAGGCGGCTTCGGTGGCATCGAAGGGCTGTCTCGCTATTTGAGGGACGAGAACATCGCCGCCGTGATCGACGCCACCCACCCTTTCGCCGAAACCATCTCCGGTCATGCTTATTGCGCCTGCTTGCGCACCGCCACGCCACTGCTCCGCCTGGAGCGCCCGGCGTGGACGCTACCGCCCGCGGCGCGCTGGGTCGAGGTGGCGACAATGACCGCCGCGGTCGAAGTCTTGGGCGGATTCGCGCGGCGGGTATTTTTGGGGATCGGGCGAAAAAACCTCGCGATGTTCACGGCCCTGGAGGAGATATTTTTCCTGGTGCGCACAATCGATCCGCTGCCCGCGCCACCGCCGCTGGCCCGCCATCATGCCCTGGTCGCCCGTCCGCCGTTCGCCGTAAACGATGAAAAAGCCCTACTGACGGAGCATCGCATCGATACCGTGGTGGCGAAAAACAGCGGCGGCGCGGCGGCGCGGGCGAAAATCGACGCCGCCCTCGCCCTCGACCTCAGCGTCGTGCTGATCGCGCGGCCCGCCCCCGAGCCGTGCCCGACGACCGCACGCCTCGACGAAGCCTTGGCATGGCTTGAGGACGTCTTATGA
- a CDS encoding cobalt-precorrin-5B (C(1))-methyltransferase, producing the protein MTTRKPKIKSGSETQPPLRRGWTTGACAAAAAKSAYHALLTGRFLDPVTVALPKGDAPAFPLARAELGDGFARAGIVKDAGDDPDITHGAEIIAAVAPGPRGTGITFAAGPGVGTVTLAGLPLAVGEPAINPAPRKIIAEAIDAVARELNASGLSRVCLLSGAEGIDVRVTVSIPGGEELAQKTMNGRLGVKGGLSILGTTGVVIPYSCASWIHAIHRGVDVARAQGIDTLGAATGKTSETALRALIPLPEAAIIDMGDFAGGLLKYLRKAPVSHLIIAGGFAKMVKLAQGHGDLHSARSRIDFKDLAVLAATAGAARDDCARIERAATAYAVLQDFPELTPNLAALVARRARATALATLSGGVDVDILVIDRTGRLIGDTRRERDRVDG; encoded by the coding sequence ATGACGACACGAAAACCCAAGATCAAAAGCGGTTCCGAAACGCAGCCGCCGTTGCGCCGAGGTTGGACCACCGGGGCCTGCGCGGCGGCGGCGGCGAAATCCGCCTATCACGCCCTGTTGACCGGGCGCTTTCTCGACCCCGTCACCGTCGCCCTGCCCAAAGGCGACGCCCCCGCGTTCCCCCTCGCCCGCGCCGAGCTGGGCGACGGCTTCGCCCGCGCCGGAATCGTCAAGGACGCCGGCGACGATCCCGACATCACCCACGGCGCGGAGATTATCGCCGCCGTCGCCCCCGGTCCACGCGGCACCGGCATCACCTTCGCCGCCGGACCGGGTGTGGGTACCGTCACCCTGGCCGGGCTGCCCCTAGCCGTGGGCGAGCCGGCCATCAACCCGGCCCCGCGCAAAATCATCGCCGAGGCGATCGACGCGGTGGCGCGCGAACTGAACGCGTCGGGTCTTTCCCGGGTCTGCCTGCTGTCCGGGGCCGAAGGGATCGACGTGCGCGTCACGGTGTCGATCCCCGGCGGCGAGGAACTGGCGCAAAAAACCATGAATGGGCGGCTCGGCGTCAAGGGCGGGCTATCGATCCTGGGCACCACCGGGGTGGTCATTCCGTATTCGTGCGCATCGTGGATTCACGCCATTCACCGCGGCGTCGATGTCGCCCGCGCCCAAGGCATCGACACCCTGGGCGCGGCCACCGGAAAAACCTCGGAAACCGCGCTGCGCGCGCTTATCCCCCTACCCGAGGCGGCGATCATCGACATGGGCGATTTTGCCGGCGGATTGTTGAAATACCTGCGCAAGGCCCCGGTTTCCCACCTGATCATCGCCGGCGGCTTCGCCAAAATGGTCAAACTGGCCCAGGGCCACGGCGACCTGCATTCGGCGCGTTCGCGGATCGATTTCAAGGACCTCGCCGTGTTGGCGGCGACGGCGGGTGCGGCGCGGGATGACTGCGCGCGGATCGAACGGGCGGCGACCGCCTACGCCGTGTTGCAGGATTTTCCCGAATTGACCCCCAATCTGGCCGCCCTCGTCGCCCGGCGCGCCCGGGCCACCGCCCTGGCGACCCTGTCCGGCGGGGTCGATGTCGATATCCTGGTGATCGATCGCACGGGCCGCCTGATCGGCGATACGCGGCGGGAGCGGGATCGCGTCGATGGTTAA